In Symmachiella dynata, the following are encoded in one genomic region:
- a CDS encoding LL-diaminopimelate aminotransferase, with amino-acid sequence MATINENYSKLAAGYLFPEIGRRVSAFTQENPDANVIRLGIGDVTEPLPAACVAAMHKAVDDMSVRDSFRGYGPEQGYEFLRTAIVEHAFKPRGVEIAADEVFISDGSKCDTGNILDIFGADNTVAVMDPVYPVYVDTNVMAGRTGAAGKDGRYEGLVYVPVTAENDFVPSLPDEPVDLIYLCYPNNPTGTVASRETLKQWVDYARAHDAIIFFDAAYEAYITDPEIPHSIYEIEGARDVAIEFRSFSKNAGFTGTRCAYTVIPKELTGKTSTGEDQPIHPLWNRRHCTKFNGVSYPIQRAAEAVFTPEGQQQINELIQFYLTNAGLIREGLESAGITVYGGVNAPYVWLKTPGGAGSWDFFDQLLSKGHLVGTPGSGFGAAGEGYFRLSAFNSRENIEQAVERFQRVVG; translated from the coding sequence ATGGCTACGATTAACGAAAATTATTCCAAGCTCGCTGCTGGATACCTCTTTCCTGAAATTGGACGTCGCGTCTCGGCATTCACGCAGGAGAATCCCGATGCCAATGTGATTCGTCTGGGCATTGGTGATGTGACCGAACCGCTGCCGGCGGCATGTGTGGCGGCGATGCATAAGGCGGTCGATGATATGTCGGTGCGGGATTCGTTCCGCGGGTATGGGCCGGAGCAGGGTTATGAGTTCCTCCGCACGGCGATCGTTGAACACGCATTCAAACCGCGCGGTGTGGAAATCGCCGCTGATGAAGTCTTCATTTCCGACGGTTCTAAATGTGATACCGGAAATATCCTGGACATCTTTGGCGCGGACAACACCGTCGCCGTGATGGATCCGGTCTATCCGGTGTATGTCGACACCAATGTGATGGCGGGGCGGACCGGCGCCGCTGGCAAGGATGGCCGTTATGAGGGATTGGTGTACGTGCCCGTTACCGCGGAGAACGATTTCGTGCCGAGTCTACCGGATGAGCCGGTGGATTTGATCTACCTGTGTTATCCCAACAATCCCACAGGGACGGTCGCTTCGCGAGAGACGCTCAAGCAATGGGTCGATTATGCCCGCGCGCACGATGCGATCATCTTTTTTGATGCTGCCTACGAAGCCTACATCACCGATCCGGAGATTCCGCATTCGATCTATGAGATCGAAGGGGCTCGCGACGTGGCCATCGAGTTTCGTAGCTTCAGTAAGAACGCCGGATTTACGGGGACGCGCTGTGCGTACACGGTCATTCCCAAGGAACTGACCGGAAAAACATCCACCGGCGAAGACCAGCCGATTCATCCGTTGTGGAATCGCCGACACTGCACCAAGTTCAACGGGGTTTCCTATCCGATTCAGCGCGCGGCCGAAGCGGTCTTTACGCCGGAAGGCCAACAACAGATCAATGAGCTGATTCAGTTTTACCTCACCAATGCTGGGTTGATTCGTGAAGGTCTGGAGTCCGCGGGGATCACGGTGTACGGTGGGGTGAATGCGCCTTACGTCTGGCTGAAGACTCCCGGCGGGGCGGGAAGCTGGGACTTCTTCGACCAACTGCTGTCCAAAGGACATCTGGTTGGCACGCCCGGCAGCGGATTTGGTGCCGCCGGCGAAGGCTACTTCCGCCTCAGCGCGTTTAACAGCCGCGAAAACATCGAACAGGCAGTCGAACGGTTTCAACGCGTGGTGGGCTGA
- a CDS encoding response regulator transcription factor, with protein sequence MNTTSIKPTVFVVDDEPGMRKSLDRLLRSAGLQAECFGNAETFLREYDPGRPGCLILDVCMDHMTGLELQKELNARRILLPTIVISGYADVPNVVKAVKGGAVDFLEKPFNDELLLERVQQAIRLDQRQRMEAVRASATEARLRSLTPRETQVMELLVAGRRTKQIAYDLNISPKTADIHRAHVLEKMKVDTVVDLVRLVHDLPD encoded by the coding sequence TTGAATACTACCAGCATCAAGCCGACCGTGTTTGTCGTCGATGACGAACCAGGCATGCGCAAATCGCTGGACCGACTCCTGCGGTCCGCCGGTCTTCAGGCAGAATGTTTCGGCAACGCAGAAACGTTCTTACGCGAATACGACCCCGGCCGTCCAGGTTGCTTGATTCTCGATGTCTGCATGGATCACATGACGGGACTGGAACTGCAGAAAGAACTCAACGCGCGGCGTATCTTGCTGCCGACCATCGTAATTTCTGGATACGCCGATGTTCCCAATGTGGTCAAGGCGGTCAAAGGGGGCGCGGTCGATTTCCTGGAAAAGCCGTTCAACGACGAGTTGTTGCTGGAACGCGTGCAACAAGCAATTCGGCTGGATCAGCGGCAACGCATGGAGGCAGTCCGCGCGTCAGCGACCGAAGCACGGTTGCGATCGTTGACGCCGCGAGAAACTCAGGTGATGGAGCTACTCGTCGCTGGCCGCCGCACAAAACAAATCGCGTACGACCTCAACATCAGCCCCAAAACGGCCGACATTCACCGCGCGCATGTGCTGGAAAAAATGAAGGTCGATACTGTCGTCGATCTCGTGCGACTGGTGCACGATCTACCCGATTGA
- the trpB gene encoding tryptophan synthase subunit beta: MTTSTPATANVPDAQGRFGEFGRRFVPETLMQALEQLEQEYESAISDASFKAELDDLLRHFVGRPNPLYFARRLTEHCGGARIFLKREDLNHTGAHKINNTLGQVLLTKRMGKTRVIAETGAGQHGVATATACALFGLPCVVYMGEEDVRRQKLNVFNMQTMGTEVRPVCSGSRTLRDAINEAMRDWMASVADTHYILGSVVGPHPFPRMVRDFQSVIGRETKQQCLEQIGRLPDEVIACVGGGSNSAGMFYPFVEDRDVKLTGVEPGGRGPNPGDHASTLSYGEKGVLHGSYSYVLQDADGQTDDVHSISAGLDYPGVGPEHSYWKDTGRVQYGPVSDDEALDAFGTLARLEGILPALESSHAIAQVIKTAGARKPDDVVVVCLSGRGDKDVYEVAQLMGKDL; this comes from the coding sequence ATGACCACGTCAACACCTGCCACCGCTAATGTTCCCGATGCCCAGGGGCGATTTGGCGAATTTGGCCGGCGATTTGTCCCAGAAACGTTGATGCAGGCTCTGGAGCAGCTCGAACAGGAATACGAATCGGCCATCAGTGATGCGTCCTTCAAGGCCGAATTGGATGACCTGTTGCGGCACTTCGTCGGACGGCCCAATCCGCTGTATTTTGCTCGGCGGTTGACCGAGCATTGCGGCGGCGCGCGGATTTTCCTCAAACGCGAGGATTTGAATCACACCGGTGCTCACAAAATCAACAATACGCTCGGCCAGGTGTTGCTCACAAAGCGGATGGGCAAGACGCGGGTGATTGCCGAAACCGGCGCCGGCCAACATGGTGTCGCCACCGCCACAGCGTGTGCGCTGTTCGGTCTGCCTTGCGTGGTCTACATGGGCGAGGAGGATGTGCGGCGACAAAAATTGAACGTGTTCAATATGCAAACGATGGGGACCGAGGTCCGTCCGGTGTGCAGCGGATCGCGCACACTCCGCGATGCCATTAACGAAGCGATGCGGGACTGGATGGCTAGTGTGGCGGACACGCATTACATCTTAGGTTCGGTTGTCGGTCCGCACCCGTTTCCCCGCATGGTCCGCGATTTTCAATCGGTCATTGGTCGCGAAACCAAACAGCAATGCCTCGAACAAATCGGCCGACTGCCTGATGAGGTGATCGCCTGCGTGGGAGGCGGTTCCAACTCGGCGGGCATGTTTTATCCGTTTGTAGAAGATCGTGACGTAAAACTCACCGGCGTGGAACCGGGAGGTCGCGGACCCAATCCCGGCGATCATGCCTCGACACTCAGCTACGGTGAAAAAGGGGTGTTGCACGGCAGTTACAGCTATGTGTTGCAAGATGCGGATGGACAAACCGACGACGTGCATTCCATTTCCGCCGGACTGGATTATCCCGGCGTCGGTCCCGAGCATAGTTATTGGAAAGACACAGGGCGCGTACAATACGGCCCTGTCAGTGACGATGAAGCTCTGGACGCCTTCGGCACGTTGGCCCGCTTGGAGGGCATTCTCCCGGCGCTGGAAAGCTCGCATGCCATCGCGCAGGTCATCAAAACAGCCGGTGCGCGCAAGCCGGATGACGTTGTCGTCGTCTGCCTCTCGGGTCGCGGCGACAAGGACGTCTACGAAGTCGCACAGTTGATGGGCAAAGACCTGTAG
- a CDS encoding efflux transporter outer membrane subunit produces MSTQHKPKKMPRNRHPDLPSLTTDKVQKSGKRVHVGRTLRLALLCLCCGCTPLGEYISNGFEVGPDYKRPPAPVATHWIDAHDERVSSDATDDSAWWTVFNDPVLNGLIQTAYEQNLTVREAGFRVLRSRARLGIAIGEFFPQTQVMEGSYQREGVSLGVANRFATPERWFSQWNYGFGLAWELDFWGRFRRAIEASESVLDASVEHYDAAIVTLVGDVATSYVQIRTIQEQIALAEQSLKLQKQSLEIATAKYEGGETTEVDVYQGQSDVSSTEALIEQLQIDLRQATNQLCILMGMPPTDLSEMLGEGPIPTAPEQVVVGIPADLIHRRPDVRRAERLTAAQSEEIGIAETDFYPQISLNGTLGWSAEHVGDALDREAFLGSIGPSFQWAILNYGRIANNVRVQDARFQELIANYQNTVLNAGVEVENGLVSFLRSKNQAEDAARAVRAETAAFHEAFAQYKGGLTDYNRVVVIQERLVTRQQSLADAQGAIAQGLIQVYRSLGGGWQIRLQSEAEFMMPIETAVPAVPPAPAPVDDDVTGDELPSLEEPGLVVIPQSE; encoded by the coding sequence ATGAGCACGCAGCACAAGCCGAAAAAGATGCCGCGGAATCGTCACCCGGACCTTCCCTCGCTGACTACTGATAAAGTTCAGAAATCGGGCAAGCGCGTCCACGTCGGCCGGACCTTGCGATTGGCGTTGCTCTGCCTGTGCTGCGGTTGTACTCCCTTGGGAGAATACATCAGCAATGGTTTTGAGGTGGGACCGGACTACAAGCGGCCGCCGGCACCGGTTGCCACGCATTGGATCGACGCCCATGATGAGCGCGTCAGCAGCGACGCCACAGACGATAGCGCCTGGTGGACAGTGTTCAACGATCCGGTCCTCAATGGGCTGATCCAGACCGCTTACGAGCAGAACTTGACCGTCCGCGAGGCGGGTTTTCGAGTGCTTCGTTCACGGGCTCGCCTGGGAATCGCGATCGGGGAATTCTTCCCGCAAACGCAGGTGATGGAGGGGAGCTATCAACGCGAGGGGGTCAGCCTGGGTGTCGCTAACCGCTTCGCAACACCCGAGCGTTGGTTCAGCCAATGGAATTACGGTTTCGGGTTGGCGTGGGAACTCGATTTCTGGGGCCGTTTTCGCCGAGCGATCGAAGCCTCTGAAAGTGTGCTCGATGCCTCCGTGGAACATTACGATGCGGCAATCGTGACCTTAGTCGGCGATGTGGCAACCAGCTACGTGCAGATTCGCACGATTCAAGAACAAATCGCCCTGGCTGAGCAATCATTGAAATTGCAAAAACAGAGTTTGGAAATCGCCACCGCCAAATACGAAGGGGGCGAGACGACCGAAGTTGACGTCTATCAGGGGCAAAGCGACGTCTCAAGCACCGAAGCATTAATCGAACAGTTGCAGATCGACCTGCGTCAAGCGACCAACCAGTTGTGTATACTGATGGGCATGCCGCCGACCGATCTCTCTGAGATGCTGGGTGAAGGTCCCATCCCAACCGCGCCCGAACAAGTCGTGGTGGGAATCCCCGCCGACTTGATCCATCGTCGCCCGGACGTCCGTCGTGCCGAGCGATTGACAGCGGCACAATCCGAAGAGATCGGGATTGCCGAAACCGACTTCTATCCGCAAATCAGCCTCAACGGCACATTGGGCTGGTCCGCAGAGCATGTCGGGGATGCCTTGGACCGCGAGGCGTTTTTAGGATCGATCGGACCATCGTTCCAATGGGCCATCCTTAATTATGGTCGCATCGCAAACAATGTCCGCGTCCAAGATGCCCGCTTCCAGGAATTGATTGCCAACTACCAAAATACGGTTCTCAATGCCGGTGTCGAAGTCGAGAATGGTCTGGTTTCGTTTCTCCGCTCAAAGAATCAGGCCGAAGATGCGGCTCGGGCCGTCAGAGCCGAAACCGCCGCCTTTCATGAAGCATTCGCACAGTACAAAGGTGGCTTAACGGATTATAACCGCGTCGTTGTAATCCAAGAGAGACTGGTCACTCGGCAACAATCGTTGGCCGATGCGCAAGGCGCAATCGCTCAGGGCCTGATCCAGGTTTATCGTTCGCTGGGTGGGGGATGGCAGATTCGATTGCAATCGGAAGCTGAGTTTATGATGCCGATTGAAACGGCCGTCCCGGCAGTCCCCCCTGCCCCAGCCCCCGTCGACGATGACGTAACAGGGGACGAACTCCCGTCACTTGAAGAACCTGGACTGGTTGTGATTCCGCAAAGTGAATAA